One window from the genome of Salvia miltiorrhiza cultivar Shanhuang (shh) chromosome 7, IMPLAD_Smil_shh, whole genome shotgun sequence encodes:
- the LOC130993845 gene encoding uncharacterized protein LOC130993845, whose protein sequence is MEHQHIAKKGKGLISSFFKKRDRQDTQDNGDSLESSNSTMAAGNQTNQSPSPPMEQNSVTCIERDPGKRKQLCEYSVNARDDIRRAYLKAGPYQPKMEAYPVKKFGTQNRNFQKRWFDKFHWLEYSLSTNKAYCFYCFLFISEVNLPDSSALVKEGFDNWKIINQGKNCAFLTHVGSAATSPHTMCLRRAKDLMRPVGHIDKVMHSQTIIEKERNRLRLKTWITSLRWLALQGCAFRGHDESSSSSNRGNFIELMKAFANMNKEVNEVVLDNAPKNAQYIAPEIQKELLNIMANRVRQMIREEVGDKYFCILVDEAQDISKQEQMAIILSVSDTTSLTLKKEICRVISHHDLHVEKMRGQGYDGASNMRGSWNGLQALFLRDCPHAYYIHCFAHRLQLTIFSTAKDIGVV, encoded by the exons atggaGCATCAACATATTgcaaagaaaggaaaaggacTTATATCTTCTTTCTTTAAGAAACGTGATCGTCAAGATACTCAAGACAATGGAGATAGCTTGGAATCTTCAAATTCAACCATGGCCGCTGGAAATCAAACTAATCAATCTCCTTCACCTCCTATGGAGCAAAATTCAGTTACATGTATTGAGCGTGATCCGGGTAAAAGGAAACAATTGTGTGAATATTCTGTTAATGCACGAGATGATATAAGACGTGCATATCTAAAAGCTGGGCCTTATCAACCGAAAATGGAAGCGTATCCTGTTAAAAAGTTTGGCACTCAAAATCGTAACTTTCAGAAGAGATGGTTTGATAAGTTTCATTGGCTGGAGTATTCGCTTTCCACAAATAAGGCATAttgtttttattgctttcttttcatCAGTGAAGTTAATCTGCCTGACTCTTCTGCATTAGTCAAGGAAGGATTTGACAATTGGAAAATAATAAATCAAGGAAAAAATTGTGCATTCCTTACTCATGTTGGTTCTGCAGCTACATCACCACATACTATGTGCTTAAGACGTGCAAAAGATTTGATGAGGCCAGTTGGGCATATAGACAAAGTGATGCATTCTCAAACGATTATTGAGAAGGAGAGGAATCGACTGCGCTTGAAGACCTGGATCACAAGCCTCCGATGGCTTGCACTTCAAGGTTGTGCTTTTAGAGGTCATGACGAGTCTTCATCTTCATCGAATCGTGGGAATTTTATTGAATTGATGAAGGCTTTTGCAAATATGAATAAGGAGGTAAACGAAGTTGTTCTTGATAATGCTCCGAAAAATGCCCAATATATTGCTCCAGAAATTCAAAAAGAGCTTTTGAATATTATGGCCAACAGAGTACGTCAAATGATTCGTGAAGAAGTTGGagataaatatttttgtattctTGTTGATGAAGCACAAGATATCTCCAAGCAAGAGCAAATGGCCATTATCTTGAG TGTTAGTGACACCACTTCATTAACTTTGAAAAAAGAGATATGTCGTGTTATTTCTCATCATGATCTACATGTTGAGAAAATGAGAGGTCAGGGATATGATGGTGCTAGTAATATGCGTGGTTCATGGAATGGACTTCAGGCTTTATTTCTTAGAGATTGCCCACATGCCTATTATATCCATTGTTTTGCGCATCGACTACAATTGACAATATTTTCTACAGCTAAAGATATTGGTGTTGTTTGA